The following proteins come from a genomic window of Dreissena polymorpha isolate Duluth1 chromosome 1, UMN_Dpol_1.0, whole genome shotgun sequence:
- the LOC127880385 gene encoding uncharacterized protein LOC127880385 encodes MHRPEKEAKDAVPSEVKDFIRSAVKDQFKSLRPEHIKHFDAVIIYDKRDYEHVVRVKYELTEIMRWDGGDSDIRIELFDNEAYFSQSRISIIQDVINKCCLLLFYLTENADNPYFHFLCEEAIAYSKLYTETGAAVRPKGECVIKPIHTLPQSARNYKVPPGLASLTSIDWFDRGSKFTRDKIISVLMNAKVTREQNEATDNTRRDFAFMHYASRVMPGTNQSVHPDKGSPKY; translated from the coding sequence ATGCACCGTCCAGAAAAAGAGGCAAAGGATGCTGTTCCAAGTGAAGTAAAGGATTTCATAAGATCCGCGGTCAAAGACCAGTTTAAGTCCTTGAGACCGGAGCACATTAAACACTTCGATGCCGTTATTATATATGACAAGCGCGATTACGAGCATGTAGTAAGGGTCAAATACGAACTCACGGAAATAATGCGATGGGACGGTGGAGATAGTGACATTCGCATAGAGCTTTTTGACAATGAGGCCTATTTCAGTCAATCGAGGATTTCCATCATACAAGACGTCATAAACAAATGTTGCCTGTTGCTCTTTTATCTGACTGAGAACGCTGATAATCCTTATTTTCACTTCCTTTGTGAGGAGGCGATCGCGTACTCGAAACTGTACACAGAGACTGGGGCAGCAGTACGCCCAAAAGGCGAATGCGTCATCAAGCCAATCCATACGCTGCCACAGAGTGCCCGGAATTACAAGGTCCCTCCCGGACTGGCGTCGCTAACCAGTATCGACTGGTTTGATAGGGGATCCAAGTTTACCCGGGACAAGATTATTTCGGTTTTGATGAACGCTAAGGTCACGAGAGAACAGAACGAGGCAACGGATAACACACGACGAGACTTTGCCTTTATGCATTACGCTTCCCGCGTGATGCCAGGAACGAATCAGAGCGTTCACCCGGATAAAGGTTCTCCTAAATACTAA
- the LOC127880322 gene encoding uncharacterized protein LOC127880322 isoform X1: MTISQAMEYGVNPAMMSQNLSEQIMASDAERYEHLGIPRKHSLGFDMRLALETRSLNFGTSHCEDYDMHFAKKPKTIRDPMSHRIIEKRRRDRMNNCLADLSRLIPTNYLKQGQGRIEKTEIIEMAIRHISNLTNVVNKQGALTSSLPDRFLGFKECQDEVMRYLVEVEGWDAHNKLCNRMMQHLEQAGEKFRIMNDESLSQAAKEEQYRHVEEEISAGRDIQTITMETPPDTGQVHHQFQSSVQHPPTNPTPTHSPKLREMETSAPPPPFGGLEALASAQQITQEHLKHDKHLWSLLASKYEETKMNAEDSSSPYPSSNSSNKTDSGIKCSSRGSDLCKVTVDSLCQNSNVESCSDKNDGNVYKFKHNITKRFSEEGKKMEVSDFVSISNENIQKRIKPVFRHARMGSPSSMMSSHFSSSDLNGSSSTGESASCINIDTKLASPLPGFVLHPFGTHYIPITIHPSNLGCDLFERNKQERCRVFHPITIPVNFSGPLLYLRRIKERKSEPIRQSDSRSGSAESQSVGVSSMESSGVSDNSPPPNMEMNG, translated from the exons atgacaatttCACAAGCAATGGAATACGGTGTAAACCCAGCGATGATGTCCCAAAATTTAAGTGAACAGATTATGGCCAGCGATGCGGAACG ATATGAACATCTGGGAATACCCAGGAAACACAGTTTGGGCTTCGACATGAGGTTGGCCTTGGAAACAAG GTCGCTCAATTTTGGGACTTCCCACTGTGAGGACTATGACATGCACTTTGCGAAAAAGCCAAAAACAATCCGA GACCCGATGTCTCACCGCATTATAGAGAAGCGTCGCCGAGATCGGATGAACAACTGCCTTGCTGACCTGAGTCGGCTCATACCTACCAACTACCTGAAACAG GGTCAGGGACGGATTGAGAAGACAGAGATCATTGAGATGGCAATCAGGCACATCAGTAACCTGACAAACGTCGTCAACAAGCAAGGAG CCCTGACTTCAAGTCTGCCAGACCGTTTTCTTGGATTTAAGGAGTGCCAGGATGAGGTGATGCGTTACCTGGTCGAGGTAGAGGGATGGGACGCGCATAACAAACTCTGCAACCGCATGATGCAACACCTGGAACAGGCTGGCGagaaatttagaatcatgaatg ATGAGTCTCTGAGCCAGGCAGCGAAGGAGGAGCAGTATCGCCACGTTGAAGAGGAGATATCAGCAGGGCGAGACATACAAACAATCACAATGGAAACACCGCCCGATACTGGACAG GTCCATCACCAGTTTCAAAGCTCTGTTCAGCACCCACCCACAAACCCAACACCCACACATTCGCCGAAACTTAGAGAAATGGAAACAAGTGCCCCTCCGCCTCCGTTCGGTGGCTTGGAGGCCCTGGCAAGTGCACAACAGATCACGCAGGAGCATCTGAAACATGACAAGCATCTTTGGAGCCTCTTGGCTTCGAAGTATGAGGAAACGAAAATGAACGCGGAGGACAGTTCTTCACCGTATCCGAGTTCTAACTCATCAAATAAGACTGACTCTGGTATCAAGTGCTCATCTCGTGGAAGTGATTTGTGCAAAGTGACAGTTGACAGTTTATGCCAAAACAGCAACGTGGAAAGTTGTTCGGACAAAAACGATGGTAATGTTTATAAGTTTAAGCATAATATAACCAAGCGATTTTCGGAAGAGGGTAAGAAAATGGAGGTCAGTGACTTTGTATCTATCTCAAATGAGAACATACAAAAGCGCATAAAACCAGTGTTCAGACATGCACGAATGGGAAGTCCGTCAAGCATGATGTCATCCCACTTTTCTAGTTCAGACTTAAATGGCAGTTCCTCCACAGGAGAGTCTGCCAGTTGCATTAACATAGACACCAAGCTGGCCTCCCCCCTGCCAGGCTTTGTCCTCCATCCTTTTGGCACGCATTACATCCCAATCACCATCCATCCATCAAATCTCGGTTGTGACCTTTTCGAACGAAATAAGCAGGAACGATGCCGAGTGTTCCATCCTATCACTATTCCAGTAAACTTTTCTGGGCCTCTGTTGTACTTAAGGAGGATCAAGGAGAGGAAAAGCGAACCAATCCGCCAGAGCGATTCCCGCTCTGGGTCAGCGGAATCGCAGAGTGTGGGCGTATCGTCCATGGAGTCGAGCGGAGTTTCTGACAACAGCCCACCACCCAATATGGAAATGAACGGATGA
- the LOC127880322 gene encoding uncharacterized protein LOC127880322 isoform X2, with product MTISQAMEYGVNPAMMSQNLSEQIMASDAERSLNFGTSHCEDYDMHFAKKPKTIRDPMSHRIIEKRRRDRMNNCLADLSRLIPTNYLKQGQGRIEKTEIIEMAIRHISNLTNVVNKQGALTSSLPDRFLGFKECQDEVMRYLVEVEGWDAHNKLCNRMMQHLEQAGEKFRIMNDESLSQAAKEEQYRHVEEEISAGRDIQTITMETPPDTGQVHHQFQSSVQHPPTNPTPTHSPKLREMETSAPPPPFGGLEALASAQQITQEHLKHDKHLWSLLASKYEETKMNAEDSSSPYPSSNSSNKTDSGIKCSSRGSDLCKVTVDSLCQNSNVESCSDKNDGNVYKFKHNITKRFSEEGKKMEVSDFVSISNENIQKRIKPVFRHARMGSPSSMMSSHFSSSDLNGSSSTGESASCINIDTKLASPLPGFVLHPFGTHYIPITIHPSNLGCDLFERNKQERCRVFHPITIPVNFSGPLLYLRRIKERKSEPIRQSDSRSGSAESQSVGVSSMESSGVSDNSPPPNMEMNG from the exons atgacaatttCACAAGCAATGGAATACGGTGTAAACCCAGCGATGATGTCCCAAAATTTAAGTGAACAGATTATGGCCAGCGATGCGGAACG GTCGCTCAATTTTGGGACTTCCCACTGTGAGGACTATGACATGCACTTTGCGAAAAAGCCAAAAACAATCCGA GACCCGATGTCTCACCGCATTATAGAGAAGCGTCGCCGAGATCGGATGAACAACTGCCTTGCTGACCTGAGTCGGCTCATACCTACCAACTACCTGAAACAG GGTCAGGGACGGATTGAGAAGACAGAGATCATTGAGATGGCAATCAGGCACATCAGTAACCTGACAAACGTCGTCAACAAGCAAGGAG CCCTGACTTCAAGTCTGCCAGACCGTTTTCTTGGATTTAAGGAGTGCCAGGATGAGGTGATGCGTTACCTGGTCGAGGTAGAGGGATGGGACGCGCATAACAAACTCTGCAACCGCATGATGCAACACCTGGAACAGGCTGGCGagaaatttagaatcatgaatg ATGAGTCTCTGAGCCAGGCAGCGAAGGAGGAGCAGTATCGCCACGTTGAAGAGGAGATATCAGCAGGGCGAGACATACAAACAATCACAATGGAAACACCGCCCGATACTGGACAG GTCCATCACCAGTTTCAAAGCTCTGTTCAGCACCCACCCACAAACCCAACACCCACACATTCGCCGAAACTTAGAGAAATGGAAACAAGTGCCCCTCCGCCTCCGTTCGGTGGCTTGGAGGCCCTGGCAAGTGCACAACAGATCACGCAGGAGCATCTGAAACATGACAAGCATCTTTGGAGCCTCTTGGCTTCGAAGTATGAGGAAACGAAAATGAACGCGGAGGACAGTTCTTCACCGTATCCGAGTTCTAACTCATCAAATAAGACTGACTCTGGTATCAAGTGCTCATCTCGTGGAAGTGATTTGTGCAAAGTGACAGTTGACAGTTTATGCCAAAACAGCAACGTGGAAAGTTGTTCGGACAAAAACGATGGTAATGTTTATAAGTTTAAGCATAATATAACCAAGCGATTTTCGGAAGAGGGTAAGAAAATGGAGGTCAGTGACTTTGTATCTATCTCAAATGAGAACATACAAAAGCGCATAAAACCAGTGTTCAGACATGCACGAATGGGAAGTCCGTCAAGCATGATGTCATCCCACTTTTCTAGTTCAGACTTAAATGGCAGTTCCTCCACAGGAGAGTCTGCCAGTTGCATTAACATAGACACCAAGCTGGCCTCCCCCCTGCCAGGCTTTGTCCTCCATCCTTTTGGCACGCATTACATCCCAATCACCATCCATCCATCAAATCTCGGTTGTGACCTTTTCGAACGAAATAAGCAGGAACGATGCCGAGTGTTCCATCCTATCACTATTCCAGTAAACTTTTCTGGGCCTCTGTTGTACTTAAGGAGGATCAAGGAGAGGAAAAGCGAACCAATCCGCCAGAGCGATTCCCGCTCTGGGTCAGCGGAATCGCAGAGTGTGGGCGTATCGTCCATGGAGTCGAGCGGAGTTTCTGACAACAGCCCACCACCCAATATGGAAATGAACGGATGA